The following are encoded together in the Candidatus Eremiobacteraceae bacterium genome:
- a CDS encoding amidohydrolase family protein: MALFLSGAVVVDGTGADPRKDTTLIADQGAIASITKQAPAVRGDDQGFDLTGCTLLPGLMDAHAHVGLVFNMAADSGAMSAAEIAAKTFRNCELALDAGFTTLRDMGGVDGGLARAIESGDVRGPRIFPSGPAIAQTGGHGHLTGPFCDLNHPLAIPGLIQLLELCDSPDEVRRAARKIFRRGATQLKLFISGGVVSLTDRLEDTQLTIEELRAAVVEAKARKTYVAGHAHNCDAMRNGLAAGIECFEHATMLDEATAAAIKAANAAVDPTMTVCNLMVNEWKAWGLDESVVPRMSGVEAKMIDAVRIARDAGLLIGSGSDMLGPGQNRRGLELVLKAKILGPMEAVVSATLNNAKIMRLDSQLGTLEQGKIADVIAVRGDPLSNPEIFDDPSRVVLVIKAGRVVKNLVAA; encoded by the coding sequence GTGGCGTTATTCCTGAGCGGCGCTGTGGTTGTCGATGGAACAGGTGCCGATCCTCGCAAGGACACGACCCTGATCGCCGATCAGGGTGCTATCGCATCCATCACGAAGCAGGCGCCGGCCGTTCGCGGTGATGACCAGGGATTCGATCTCACCGGATGCACGTTATTGCCTGGCCTCATGGACGCGCACGCGCATGTCGGTCTTGTCTTCAACATGGCGGCAGACTCCGGCGCGATGAGTGCCGCAGAGATCGCGGCCAAGACGTTTCGCAATTGCGAGCTGGCCCTCGATGCCGGATTTACAACGCTGCGCGACATGGGCGGCGTGGATGGCGGCTTGGCTCGCGCGATCGAGTCGGGCGATGTTCGTGGGCCGCGCATTTTTCCGTCCGGCCCTGCCATCGCGCAAACGGGGGGCCACGGACACCTCACCGGACCGTTCTGCGATCTGAACCATCCGCTGGCGATTCCCGGCCTTATCCAGCTCCTCGAACTCTGCGACAGTCCGGACGAAGTGCGACGCGCGGCGCGCAAGATCTTTCGTCGCGGCGCCACGCAGCTCAAGCTCTTCATCAGCGGCGGCGTCGTCTCGCTTACCGACCGGCTTGAGGACACGCAGCTTACTATTGAAGAACTGCGCGCGGCCGTGGTCGAGGCGAAGGCGCGCAAGACGTACGTCGCAGGTCACGCGCACAATTGCGACGCCATGCGCAACGGACTCGCCGCTGGGATCGAGTGCTTTGAACACGCCACGATGCTTGACGAGGCGACCGCTGCCGCGATCAAAGCGGCGAACGCAGCCGTCGATCCCACGATGACCGTCTGCAATTTGATGGTCAACGAATGGAAGGCATGGGGGCTCGACGAGAGCGTGGTGCCTCGCATGAGCGGCGTGGAAGCGAAGATGATCGACGCGGTTCGCATCGCCCGCGACGCCGGACTGCTGATCGGATCCGGCTCCGACATGCTAGGGCCGGGTCAAAACCGTCGCGGTCTCGAGCTCGTGCTCAAGGCGAAGATACTTGGGCCGATGGAAGCGGTCGTCTCGGCGACGCTCAACAACGCCAAGATCATGCGCTTGGATTCCCAGCTCGGCACTCTTGAGCAGGGAAAAATCGCGGACGTGATCGCGGTGCGCGGCGACCCGCTGTCGAATCCCGAGATCTTTGACGACCCGAGCCGCGTGGTTCTCGTCATAAAAGCCGGACGCGTCGTCAAGAACCTCGTCGCAGCCTAG
- a CDS encoding DUF2277 domain-containing protein: MCRNIKTLHNFAPPATHDEIRASAVQFVRKLSGFTHPSKANEAAFDHAVEHVTSAARELLDSLVTNAPPRDRATEAAKARERAAVRFGRTPREQRTAASATNP, encoded by the coding sequence ATGTGCAGAAACATAAAAACACTCCATAACTTTGCCCCGCCGGCGACGCATGATGAGATACGAGCGTCGGCCGTCCAATTCGTCCGAAAGTTGAGCGGCTTCACGCATCCGTCAAAAGCAAACGAAGCCGCGTTCGATCACGCCGTCGAACATGTGACGAGCGCAGCTCGAGAGCTTCTCGACTCGCTTGTGACCAATGCGCCGCCACGCGACCGAGCCACAGAAGCGGCGAAGGCACGCGAGCGCGCGGCGGTCCGCTTCGGGCGGACGCCTCGAGAGCAGCGCACGGCCGCGAGCGCGACCAACCCATAG
- a CDS encoding DMT family protein, producing MRSFPIWLSRSDKRRRFMATVALLTVSNIFMTIAWYGHLKHTKSALPLAIVASWGIAFFEYVFQVPANRLGYGYFSLFQLKIIQECITLVVFTVFALVAFRVGLKWNYLVSYGFIVGAVYFAFIGDR from the coding sequence ATGCGGTCTTTCCCTATATGGCTATCCAGATCGGACAAGAGACGAAGGTTCATGGCTACTGTTGCTTTACTTACGGTCTCCAATATCTTCATGACTATCGCTTGGTACGGACACCTCAAGCATACGAAGTCGGCGCTTCCTCTCGCGATCGTCGCGAGTTGGGGCATCGCGTTCTTCGAGTACGTCTTCCAAGTACCAGCGAATAGACTCGGTTACGGCTACTTCTCCCTGTTCCAACTCAAGATAATACAAGAGTGCATTACGTTAGTGGTATTCACGGTCTTCGCGCTTGTCGCTTTTCGAGTTGGGCTGAAGTGGAACTACCTCGTTTCATACGGCTTCATCGTCGGCGCGGTGTACTTCGCGTTTATCGGCGACAGATGA